The Acidimicrobiales bacterium region GGCATCTTCGGGAGCAATCAAGCGAAGTTCTTCGTCGACGACGGTGCCAGAGTGTGCTTCCTTTGTCGGCCGCGCTTCACAGGCTTGTTGGGTCTGATGCGCGGGATCATCTCCGTACCATGGCGGACGAGGTGGATCGCGCTGCGCCCGATCGGCTGTCGAGAGTTGGAGGCGGCCTTCCCGCAATAACAGGACCGGACGCCGATCCGCGAGCCGAACGCCGAATCGGGCGTGGCCGATGTCGGTTGACGAGTAACCAGATGCGCCGCTGTTCTGGCCAGAGCGATGCCAATGACCTTTCGATCAAATCTGACGTATCAGCGTTGAACCCTCGCCGGGGAGGGCGGGAAGATCCCGGTCAGACCGAATCGATGAAGGAGGGCAAGATGGGCTTCCACATCACGTTGAGACGCCTCGCGTTGACGCTGCCGCTTATCGCAGCGATGGGCTTGGCCGTTAGCGCTCCGAGTTCGGCGGCGAGCGGGGGGGATTCGCTCACGTTCACCAACGCCAATTTCAACTTTCCGTCAGGCGCCATAGTGAATGGGACAGCGACGAGCGCAGCTGATACCCCGATACCCGCGACGGGCACTCTGACTTTTTCGTTTCCCAGCAACCCCAGCGACACCTTTACCGTGTCGTGCCTTAACGTCGTCGACCCGCATCACGCATATGTCGGGGCGTTCGACAGCGATTTCAGTTTTGTTGCGCTTGTCACAACCAATCCGAGCACCTTCACGGAATTCGTCCTCGTCCCCCCATCTGATTGCGCTCAACCGAGTTCTCTGTCGTCTGCCGGGGTTGCCGGGCTCTTCACCCTTACCGGCGGTTCTGTACAGATCGTCGATGCCAGCCCTCAGAACGCCCAAGGGCAAAACAACAACCACCAAGGGCAAAACCAGACGTAAGGCCCTGAGCGGGTCAAGGAACCAGCACACACCGGCCTCCAACCCAAGCCTCAGCACACGGAACACATCACCAACAGATAGACGAACGTCCGCTCAGAACGTCCGTCATCTGGAACACCCCCGCGGCAACGCGAGTCTGCCTGCAGACGAGCGCAGAGCGACGGCTCGGCGTGCGACGGTTGATGATCTCGGTGGCGCAGATTGTGACGCCATAATGCCGGGGGTGGGTTCACAACTCTGGGCCTTCGATCATGACTGTGGGAACGGGGTTGTGGTCGCGGATTACGTCTCGCCGGCGCTGAGCCTCTCGGCGGACGGTTTGGTCGTAGCTGTGTCGCTGGACTTGCCGGAGGCCTTCCATGATCGCAGCCGCCGGATGGTCTTTGCCCGGGGGCCGGAGGTGGTCGAGTTCGGCCCTGAGGATTTCTGTGGCGGATTTCTCGCTGCTGGTGTGACGTAAGGCGGTGATCAGCACTTCGTCTGCGTTGCACGGGACGCCGCGGGGGGTGTGTTCGTCGCCGGCCGGTTCGGTGATGACGCACGACAGGTTGTGGTGGCGCCCTCTGGTCATGCCTACGTAGAGATGCTCGGCGCTTGTGGCCCGGTCGACGATGAGGACGCCCTGGTCGACGGTGAGGCCTTGTCCTTTGTGGACGGTGACCGCATAGGCGAGTGCGACATGCTCCTGGACGTAAGCGCCGGGCAGAGTGACGTTGCCCCGCCCGTCTAAGGAGGCCAGCTGCACCGAACCGCTGGGCCCACGGTCGGTGATTTGCCAGCGGTCGCCATTTCTTACCCACGCACCCGCCGTGGTGACCAGGCGACGGTCGTTGCGCGTGGTGACGATCTCGTCGCCGACTCCGATGCTCTGGTCGCCGATGACGATCCCGTCCCTCTCGACTTCGCCGGCGGTCATCCTCTCGGCCCTGGCGCGCGTAGCTAGCTGGTTGACGATGTCGTGGTTGGTGGCCATCACGACCACGGACCGGCCTTGGCTGCGTGCGTCTTGCCATGCGTTGTATGCGGCGTCGAGCGTTTGTTCGCGGTCGCCGGAGCGGACCCGGTCTCGTGCGATGTATTCGTCGAGGACGGTGGGATCGCCGCCGCGTAGACGGTGAGTTGCGTCGGCTTCCCAGGGGTCGGCGAAGCGGCGGATGCCGGTGAGCTCGGCAGCCTTGGCGTCGGAGGCCAACAGCCGGAATAGGCCACCCGCGTCGACGGAGCCGAGCTGATAGTGGTCGCCGACGAAAACGACTTTTGAGTCGGCCGCGTCTGCGAGCAGGACGAGACGGGCCAGGTCTCGGGTGGAGACCATCGATGCCTCGTCACAGACGATCACCTCCCCGGGCTGCAATTTGACACGGCCGGTGCCAACGTCGAGAAAGAACTTGGCCAGCGTGTCCGAGGCGATTCGCGCCTGCTCGGACAGCACCCCGGCGGCCACCGCTGAGGGAGCCACGCCCCGCACTGGTATACCGGTCTGCTCCCAGGCTTGTCTGGCCGTGTTGAGCGTTCGGGACTTGCCCGACCCAGCCGGACCGACCAGCACCGCGACGCGCTCGCCACCGCCACATAGCCGCCGGACGGCTTGCGCTTGATCCTCACCGAGGCCGGCCTCGCCCAACGCCCGGTAGGTCGGT contains the following coding sequences:
- the mobF gene encoding MobF family relaxase produces the protein MGLAKIAPDGWAYYAKEIAAGVEDYFVGHGEETGRWVGRGAESLGLSGEVDAEGLSRLFGLGHSPVTGEPLGRPFGKEKGVVAGHAFSFSPPKSVSVLWALAPSEVMSEVRDAHDSAVASALEFLQDHAAFTRRGHGGTIQEATCGFVGAVFVHRTSRAGDPQLHSHILVANKVQAVSDGRWLAVDGRELYEVQKAAGMLYKAALRAELTARLDVAWSDVDDNGGAEILGVPDSFIREFSKRRAQVEAAAAGLAGEKEAVLGRSLTGDERAAIFQLAAYQSRASKAERGETTAQLRARWRTEAAAMGGSTEEWLGDVFGRRTVSQRDVVLSRLGVRPSIELALTEVIDRLERTHSTWGRAHVIEALSVVLPAHKAGCGEKLRQVLEGGADAVLAHPNVVQLTCPERPDSRHGGLRYSTSWTLETEQAVLDVIEAGRTAGVAVAPTYRALGEAGLGEDQAQAVRRLCGGGERVAVLVGPAGSGKSRTLNTARQAWEQTGIPVRGVAPSAVAAGVLSEQARIASDTLAKFFLDVGTGRVKLQPGEVIVCDEASMVSTRDLARLVLLADAADSKVVFVGDHYQLGSVDAGGLFRLLASDAKAAELTGIRRFADPWEADATHRLRGGDPTVLDEYIARDRVRSGDREQTLDAAYNAWQDARSQGRSVVVMATNHDIVNQLATRARAERMTAGEVERDGIVIGDQSIGVGDEIVTTRNDRRLVTTAGAWVRNGDRWQITDRGPSGSVQLASLDGRGNVTLPGAYVQEHVALAYAVTVHKGQGLTVDQGVLIVDRATSAEHLYVGMTRGRHHNLSCVITEPAGDEHTPRGVPCNADEVLITALRHTSSEKSATEILRAELDHLRPPGKDHPAAAIMEGLRQVQRHSYDQTVRREAQRRRDVIRDHNPVPTVMIEGPEL